In Streptomyces nodosus, one DNA window encodes the following:
- a CDS encoding TQO small subunit DoxD: MAHDIRTDSPTSPFHLDEDRSWRDTAARYALLPLRAFLGVTFVYAGLDKLTDSAFMHDSGSGSIGDLMRSVRDSSAIPALVDVALKNPVGFGTAIAFGEIAVGLGVLLGLFGRLAALGGALISLSLWLTMSWAATPYYYGNDLAYLMAWTPLILVGAPFLSLDAVLRARRRQRGRGPVGRNFQG, from the coding sequence ATGGCTCACGACATTCGTACGGACTCCCCTACTTCTCCTTTCCATCTCGACGAGGACCGCTCATGGCGGGACACCGCCGCCCGGTACGCGCTGCTCCCGCTGCGCGCCTTCCTCGGTGTCACCTTTGTCTACGCGGGCCTGGACAAGCTCACCGACAGCGCGTTCATGCATGACTCGGGTTCCGGTTCCATCGGTGATCTGATGCGTTCCGTGCGTGACTCGTCGGCGATCCCGGCCCTGGTAGACGTGGCGCTGAAGAACCCGGTCGGCTTCGGCACCGCCATCGCCTTCGGAGAGATCGCCGTCGGCCTGGGCGTGCTGCTGGGACTGTTCGGCAGGCTTGCCGCGCTGGGCGGGGCGCTCATCTCGCTGAGCCTCTGGCTGACCATGAGCTGGGCGGCCACCCCCTACTACTACGGCAATGACCTGGCCTATCTGATGGCCTGGACTCCCCTGATTCTCGTCGGCGCCCCGTTCCTCTCCCTGGACGCCGTCCTCCGCGCCCGGCGGAGGCAGCGTGGGCGAGGACCGGTAGGGCGGAACTTCCAGGGCTGA
- a CDS encoding PspC domain-containing protein, whose product MTDQQRGAEGQGLDAGHAPDTGRAAGAGPGPGAARSVPAPGDGPLRAGALGPQGIGPREGGVRQAGVPDAEPGSGGTVPPAREREPHTPVDTAVGQDAPVRENGTEDEAATVRADGAVGEDTAAPGGAGGHTDGRRSAGRPGTVGDPPRGGGAPTDEDTDLTRDQGPFRRDRRYKVLGGVCSGLARHCDMDPVIFRIVLAVLSATGGIGLIFYGFVWLLVPYEDDEENEVRKLLTGRVDGPGLAAVLFALVGCGAFLSMLRNGGLLTFAAILSLLLAGAGYWSRQRGAPDPDPLAAQAAAEAPPEATAPPAPTARPSWWRDPIVKDGTHVGGTGYLWGPSDLDGRDATTAVADPPDPPFGQRTERRATPRPPGRRGPRWIGGWVTLLALLAGALGTALTWQVRPLGTSLETGLASALVVLGLGIAVSSFLGRTGAGSIFLAILTAGLLATAAALPKDIGTHWSRTTWTPASVAAVRESYDLGAGVGTLDLSHIRLSEDRTVTTRAEVGVGRLKVVLPKDSTAELKIDTGIGDIQLPGDAQKDVDVQPGRHRQITLRPAPGTKSVATFELSLNVGLGQVEVTHAAS is encoded by the coding sequence ATGACAGATCAGCAGCGCGGGGCGGAAGGACAGGGCCTCGACGCCGGTCACGCACCCGACACCGGCCGTGCCGCCGGTGCGGGCCCCGGTCCGGGCGCGGCCCGGAGCGTCCCGGCGCCGGGCGACGGTCCGCTCCGGGCCGGCGCGCTCGGTCCTCAGGGGATCGGCCCGCGCGAGGGCGGGGTGCGGCAGGCCGGGGTCCCGGACGCCGAACCCGGCTCCGGCGGCACCGTGCCCCCCGCCCGGGAGAGGGAGCCGCACACACCCGTGGACACTGCCGTAGGGCAGGATGCGCCCGTGCGGGAGAACGGGACCGAGGACGAAGCGGCGACCGTGCGGGCCGACGGCGCCGTGGGGGAGGACACCGCCGCGCCCGGGGGCGCGGGCGGACACACGGACGGACGGCGGTCGGCCGGGCGGCCCGGCACGGTCGGTGACCCGCCCCGGGGCGGGGGCGCCCCCACGGACGAGGACACGGACCTGACCCGGGACCAGGGGCCCTTCCGTCGTGACCGCCGGTACAAGGTGCTGGGCGGGGTCTGCTCGGGTCTCGCCCGGCACTGCGACATGGACCCCGTGATCTTCCGGATCGTGCTCGCGGTGCTCTCCGCGACCGGAGGCATCGGACTCATCTTCTACGGCTTCGTCTGGCTGCTCGTCCCCTACGAGGACGACGAGGAGAACGAGGTCCGCAAGCTGCTGACGGGCCGGGTCGACGGCCCGGGCCTGGCCGCGGTCCTCTTCGCGCTGGTGGGTTGCGGGGCCTTTCTGTCGATGCTCAGAAACGGCGGTCTGCTGACCTTCGCCGCGATTCTGTCCCTGCTCCTGGCGGGCGCGGGCTACTGGTCACGGCAGCGCGGCGCCCCGGACCCGGATCCGCTGGCCGCCCAGGCGGCGGCCGAGGCCCCGCCGGAGGCCACGGCACCGCCCGCTCCCACCGCCCGTCCGTCCTGGTGGCGCGATCCCATCGTCAAGGACGGCACCCATGTGGGCGGCACCGGCTATCTCTGGGGCCCCAGTGACCTGGACGGCCGTGACGCCACGACGGCGGTCGCCGATCCTCCAGACCCGCCGTTCGGACAGCGGACGGAACGCAGGGCCACCCCGCGCCCGCCCGGACGGCGGGGGCCTCGCTGGATCGGCGGCTGGGTGACCCTGCTCGCACTGCTCGCAGGCGCTCTCGGCACCGCTCTGACCTGGCAGGTCCGACCGCTCGGCACCAGCCTCGAGACGGGCCTGGCGAGCGCGCTCGTCGTCCTCGGTCTGGGCATCGCGGTCAGCTCGTTCCTGGGGCGTACGGGGGCGGGCTCCATCTTCCTGGCGATACTCACGGCAGGGCTGCTCGCGACGGCGGCCGCCCTGCCGAAGGACATCGGGACGCACTGGTCGCGTACGACCTGGACACCGGCCTCGGTGGCGGCCGTGCGGGAGTCGTACGACTTGGGGGCCGGCGTCGGCACCCTGGACCTCAGCCATATCCGGCTCTCCGAGGACCGGACGGTGACGACCCGGGCGGAGGTGGGCGTGGGCCGGCTCAAGGTGGTGCTCCCGAAGGACTCCACGGCCGAGCTGAAGATCGACACGGGCATCGGCGACATCCAGTTGCCGGGCGACGCCCAGAAGGACGTGGATGTGCAGCCCGGCAGGCACCGGCAGATCACCCTCCGGCCCGCGCCGGGCACGAAGAGCGTGGCCACGTTCGAGCTCAGCCTCAACGTCGGTCTGGGCCAGGTGGAGGTGACCCATGCTGCGTCATGA
- a CDS encoding ATP-binding protein — protein MPDASTAPLADPWAPRKLYRSSDGRWLGGVARGLAGHLGLPVIWVRLVFIGLMTADGLGALVYAAFWFFVPLGVGGVDDRRPPPLVTTETQDGRRRLVARRPDRGQIVALLLMVVLALTFVGSVNMGGGAKAYLIPAVLVAAGVALVWRQADNARRARWMEVGGRRRTLTLLRSAAGVLLVTAGVSAIFVLQGSTAHLGSVLQATLAVLVGITLLAGPYVIRMTQDLSEERLMRIRAQERAEVAAHVHDSVLHTLTLIQRNAENAGEVRRLARAQERDLRAWLYKPEGTGKDEDEQPATLAEAVRRNAAEVEDKHGVPIEVVVVGDCPLDERLGAQMQAAREAMVNAAKYGGEGGAVQVYAEVEGRSVFVSVRDRGPGFDLDAIPADRMGVRESIIGRMERNGGTARLRAVPDGGTEVELEMERVEETA, from the coding sequence ATGCCGGACGCCTCGACAGCACCCCTCGCCGACCCGTGGGCACCGCGCAAGCTCTACCGCAGCAGCGACGGACGCTGGCTGGGGGGCGTGGCGCGGGGGCTCGCCGGGCATCTCGGCCTTCCCGTGATCTGGGTGCGCCTCGTCTTCATCGGCCTGATGACGGCGGACGGCCTCGGCGCGCTGGTCTATGCCGCGTTCTGGTTCTTCGTCCCGCTCGGCGTCGGCGGCGTCGACGACCGGCGCCCCCCGCCCCTGGTCACCACCGAGACACAGGACGGCCGGCGCAGACTGGTCGCCCGCAGACCCGACCGGGGGCAGATCGTCGCGCTGCTGCTCATGGTCGTCCTGGCGCTCACCTTCGTGGGCAGTGTGAACATGGGCGGCGGGGCCAAGGCGTATCTCATACCCGCCGTCCTCGTCGCCGCGGGTGTCGCCCTGGTCTGGCGTCAGGCGGACAATGCGCGCCGGGCCCGCTGGATGGAGGTCGGCGGCCGTCGGCGCACCCTCACCCTGCTGCGCTCCGCGGCCGGGGTGCTGCTGGTCACCGCGGGCGTCTCCGCCATCTTCGTGCTGCAGGGCTCCACGGCCCATCTCGGTTCGGTCCTCCAGGCCACGCTCGCCGTCCTCGTCGGCATCACCCTGCTCGCCGGCCCCTATGTCATCAGGATGACCCAGGACCTGTCCGAGGAGCGCCTGATGCGCATCCGCGCCCAGGAGCGCGCCGAGGTCGCGGCCCATGTCCATGACTCGGTCCTGCACACCCTGACCTTGATCCAGCGCAATGCGGAGAACGCGGGCGAGGTACGCCGTCTCGCCCGTGCCCAGGAGCGTGACCTGCGCGCCTGGCTCTACAAGCCGGAGGGCACCGGCAAGGACGAGGACGAGCAACCCGCCACCCTCGCGGAGGCGGTCCGGCGCAACGCGGCGGAGGTGGAGGACAAGCACGGCGTCCCCATAGAGGTCGTCGTCGTGGGCGACTGCCCCCTGGACGAACGGCTCGGCGCACAGATGCAGGCCGCACGCGAAGCCATGGTGAACGCCGCCAAGTACGGTGGCGAGGGCGGCGCCGTCCAGGTCTACGCCGAGGTCGAGGGCAGATCGGTCTTTGTGTCCGTCCGTGACCGCGGCCCCGGCTTCGATCTCGACGCGATACCCGCCGACCGTATGGGTGTCAGAGAATCGATCATCGGCCGGATGGAGCGCAACGGCGGTACGGCACGGCTGCGGGCCGTCCCGGACGGCGGCACGGAGGTCGAACTGGAGATGGAGAGGGTGGAGGAGACGGCATGA
- a CDS encoding LuxR C-terminal-related transcriptional regulator has product MSDANESAGPVAQEHAGDGAGERRVRVVLVDDHRMFRTGVRAEIGQTERTGVEVVDEAADVDQAVSVITAARPEVVLLDVHLPGGGGVEVLRRCAPLMADAERPVRFLALSVSDAAEDVIGVIRGGARGYVTKTITGADLVDSIFRVQDGDAVFSPRLAGFVLDAFASTDAPPVDEDLDRLTQREREVLRLIARGYAYKEIARQLFISVKTVESHVSAVLRKLQLSNRHELTRWATARRLV; this is encoded by the coding sequence ATGAGCGACGCGAACGAGTCGGCCGGCCCGGTGGCACAGGAGCACGCCGGGGACGGCGCGGGGGAGCGGCGCGTGCGGGTCGTGCTCGTCGACGACCACCGCATGTTCCGTACGGGCGTGCGAGCGGAGATCGGGCAGACCGAGCGGACCGGCGTCGAGGTCGTCGACGAGGCCGCGGACGTCGACCAGGCGGTGAGTGTCATCACCGCCGCCCGCCCCGAGGTCGTCCTCCTCGACGTCCATCTGCCCGGTGGCGGCGGTGTCGAGGTGCTGCGCCGCTGCGCCCCGCTGATGGCCGACGCCGAGCGGCCGGTCCGGTTTCTGGCGCTGTCCGTGTCGGACGCCGCAGAGGACGTGATCGGTGTGATCCGCGGCGGCGCGCGGGGCTATGTGACCAAGACGATCACGGGGGCGGACCTGGTCGACTCGATCTTCCGTGTCCAGGACGGCGATGCGGTGTTCTCGCCGCGCCTGGCCGGTTTCGTCCTCGACGCCTTCGCCTCCACCGACGCCCCGCCCGTCGACGAGGACCTCGACCGTCTCACCCAGCGCGAGCGCGAGGTGCTGCGCCTCATCGCCCGCGGCTATGCGTACAAGGAGATCGCCAGGCAGCTGTTCATCTCGGTGAAGACGGTCGAGTCGCATGTCTCGGCGGTGCTGCGCAAGCT